In the genome of Aspergillus luchuensis IFO 4308 DNA, chromosome 2, nearly complete sequence, one region contains:
- a CDS encoding uncharacterized protein (COG:S;~EggNog:ENOG410PJEV;~InterPro:IPR029058), giving the protein MAIPAHPAGTNGQVPVIAHSSPAAEPSPTFTVNSSSDSEDPNLPDAVREDEANEVVGVSMSRAQSRMKARLTPAEEKTRMMERQSSYFDTIPDTPEPEGLFASEITDEPEALPEEPAAKPGDAQASSADLAAPQRDSARGSKDGQRTSFTRSILKSGLPLRPRAWSGDSLTNIRLKKFLPDLLTKRSSLSFRPGSSSQVRARSQTLKPVSKLALEQEKDESALQSRRKSFSDPESRDSPEEQVSELDPLGGATTARHSYARRPSTTGRPPSLLRRSSSDQSLYLRASSTASSLEQRPRYEHIHSQVNSRFKAIKDSLQDSSSRLLSMPTLHLQDFRSDWGYRPFLSDVTNRRGHTYATPEQPPSAREMPGDDSIPPRARSPRTSISAQYPNLTEAMAEMTGDVVILGGYRGSVLRSAKPPQRQLWVPMKVGLNLRKVDLEVGLNPEDEERMEETIIPSGVLSHVGPVDICRRLMKRLQKCPNAVNGDLRVHDYGYDWRLSPHLLAKRLVKFLEGLPCNSPDVPREKRGAYVIAHSLGGLITRHAVNQRPDLFAGVLYAGVPQHCVNILGPLRNGDDVLLSSRVLTAQVNFTFRTSFALLPEDGHCFINKRTKEEYRVDFFSAQAWDDYRLSPCINPALPLPNSRGFKDNLPLLGKRISTVLGSKDSLSSTDDANGEQASHNHTQNPNETANPSNESTGKYAPVSAPKLESAVGPTSNFKGSANTKATTTTTIPRATAVTYLERTLAEVLRFKQELAFNSSHQSQNKYPPFAVLYGKSVPTVYGARVESRERIPYQDAYDDLAFAAGDGVCLASAAMLPPGYRIIKGGLVKSDRGHVGLLGDLEGVGQCLLALVRGRQEGVGLGGESSQQQSSSS; this is encoded by the coding sequence ATGGCGATTCCTGCACATCCGGCGGGGACCAATGGTCAGGTCCCCGTCATTGCACACTCCTCGCCAGCTGCGGAGCCCTCGCCCACCTTCACCGTCAATTCGAGTTCGGACAGCGAGGATCCGAATCTCCCGGACGCCGTCCGCGAAGATGAAGCCAATGAAGTCGTCGGAGTTAGCATGAGTCGCGCCCAGAGCCGTATGAAGGCGCGCCTCACGCCTGCGGAAGAGAAAACCCGTATGATGGAACGGCAAAGTAGCTACTTCGACACAATCCCGGATACGCCGGAACCCGAGGGTCTTTTTGCATCTGAAATCACCGACGAACCAGAAGCTTTGCCTGAAGAACCGGCTGCTAAGCCGGGTGATGCTCAAGCCTCTTCAGCGGACTTGGCGGCGCCACAGCGTGACAGCGCCCGGGGATCCAAGGACGGTCAGCGAACCAGCTTCACCCGTTCGATCTTGAAATCCGGATTGCCCCTTCGACCCAGGGCATGGTCCGGCGACTCCTTGACCAATATACGCCTTAAGAAGTTCCTGCCAGATCTATTGACTAAACGGTCATCGCTTTCCTTCCGACCCGGATCGTCATCGCAAGTCCGGGCTCGCAGTCAGACCCTGAAGCCCGTGTCAAAGCTGGCATTGGAACAGGAAAAAGACGAGTCAGCGCTGCAGTCTCGGCGCAAGTCGTTCTCCGACCCAGAATCTAGAGATAGTCCCGAGGAGCAAGTATCTGAACTCGATCCTCTCGGGGGCGCCACGACCGCTAGACACTCATATGCGCGAAGGCCCAGCACAACGGGCCGCCCACCTTCTCTCCTACGGCGATCATCTTCAGACCAGTCTTTATACCTGAGAGCTTCGTCAACCGCCTCGTCGCTCGAACAGCGTCCCCGTTACGAGCATATCCATTCGCAAGTCAACAGCCGGTTCAAGGCGATCAAGGACAGCCTTCAGGATTCCAGCAGCCGGCTACTTAGTATGCCCACGCTGCACCTGCAAGACTTTCGAAGTGATTGGGGCTATAGGCCATTTTTGTCCGATGTCACTAATCGCAGGGGCCACACCTACGCCACGCCAGAGCAGCCGCCCTCTGCTCGGGAGATGCCGGGTGATGACTCGATTCCACCTCGGGCCCGTTCTCCGCGAACCAGTATTAGTGCACAGTACCCCAATTTGACCGAGGCCATGGCCGAAATGACCGGGGATGTCGTTATTCTGGGAGGCTATCGAGGCTCAGTCTTGCGGTCCGCCAAACCGCCGCAACGCCAACTGTGGGTTCCGATGAAAGTCGGCCTGAATCTTCGCAAGGTGGATCTGGAGGTGGGCTTAAAcccggaagatgaggaacgCATGGAAGAAACCATCATTCCGTCCGGCGTGTTGTCCCATGTTGGCCCGGTCGACATCTGCCGCCGGCTGATGAAACGCCTTCAAAAGTGCCCGAACGCCGTCAATGGTGACCTCCGAGTCCACGATTATGGTTACGACTGGCGGTTGAGTCCGCATCTACTTGCTAAACGACTAGTCAAGTTTCTAGAGGGCTTGCCCTGTAACTCCCCAGACGTCCCCCGCGAAAAGCGCGGAGCCTATGTCATCGCCCACAGCTTGGGCGGCCTCATCACACGGCATGCTGTCAATCAGCGACCGGATCTCTTCGCAGGAGTCCTCTATGCGGGCGTCCCGCAGCACTGTGTCAACATCTTGGGCCCTCTCCGTaatggagatgatgtgcTGCTTAGTTCCCGCGTCCTTACAGCTCAGGTGAACTTCACCTTCCGTACCAGCTTCGCCCTCCTTCCAGAGGACGGACACTGCTTTATCAACAAGCGGACGAAGGAAGAGTACCGTGTGGACTTTTTCTCGGCCCAGGCGTGGGATGACTACCGGCTTTCTCCTTGTATCAATCCGgctcttccacttccaaaCAGCAGAGGCTTCAAGGAcaacctccctcttctcgGAAAGCGCATCTCCACCGTCCTAGGCAGCAAGGATAGTCTATCCTCGACGGATGATGCCAATGGCGAGCAGGCATCACACAATCACACCCAGAACCCTAATGAAACAGCAAATCCCTCCAATGAGTCCACCGGAAAATATGCACCGGTCTCTGCCCCGAAATTGGAGAGCGCGGTAGGACCAACCTCCAATTTCAAGGGCTCAGCCAATACCAAGGCTACCACAACCACGACCATACCCCGTGCAACAGCCGTGACCTATCTAGAGCGCACTCTCGCAGAGGTCCTTCGGTTCAAGCAAGAGCTTGCATTCAACTCCTCGCATCAGTCTCAAAACAAATACCCACCCTTCGCCGTGCTATACGGCAAGTCCGTGCCCACCGTCTACGGAGCCCGCGTCGAATCGCGCGAGCGCATCCCATACCAAGACGCCTACGACGATCTGGCGTTCGCCGCCGGCGACGGTGTCTGTCTTGCCTCCGCGGCCATGCTGCCGCCAGGATACCGGATCATCAAGGGTGGTCTGGTGAAGAGCGATCGTGGCCACGTCGGACTTCTAGGCGACCTAGAAGGTGTAGGTCAGTGTCTTCTGGCGCTAGTCAGAGGCCGACAAGAGGGTGTTGGACTGGGAGGTGAATCTTCCCAGCAAcagtcatcttcgtcatga
- the HIS1 gene encoding ATP phosphoribosyltransferase (BUSCO:EOG09263LP3;~COG:E;~EggNog:ENOG410PI50;~InterPro:IPR001348,IPR013115,IPR013820,IPR015867, IPR020621,IPR018198,IPR011322;~PFAM:PF01634,PF08029;~go_component: GO:0005737 - cytoplasm [Evidence IEA];~go_function: GO:0000287 - magnesium ion binding [Evidence IEA];~go_function: GO:0003879 - ATP phosphoribosyltransferase activity [Evidence IEA];~go_process: GO:0000105 - histidine biosynthetic process [Evidence IEA]): MDLVNHLEGRLLFAVPKKGRLQQATLDLLAGCDIQFRRETRLDIALVKNLPIALIFLPAADIPTFVGEGRVDLGITGRDQIAEHDALLPRGEVSNVEEVMDLGFGGCKLQVQVPEKGDITEAKQLIGRNIVTSFTALTEAFFAKLEGKSDADKSELSTKIKYVGGSVEAACALGVADGIVDLVESGETMKAAGLKAIDTVIETISVLVKSKKTQNPLVDLIASRIRGVITAQKYVLCQYNIPRGELATASKITPGKRAPTVTALEEDGWVAVSSMVEKKKIATVMDDLTKVGATDILVLNIANSRTG; the protein is encoded by the exons AGGGCCGTCTCCAACAAGCTACGCTGGACCTCCTGGCCGGCTGCGACATCCAGTTCCGTCGCGAAACCCGCCTGGACATCGCTCTGGTCAAGAACCTTCCCATCgccctcatcttccttcccgcCGCCGATATCCCCACCTTCGTCGGTGAAGGCCGTGTTGATCTCGGTATCACCGGTCGCGACCAGATCGCCGAACACGATGCGCTGCTGCCCCGCGGCGAAGTCTCCAACGTGGAGGAGGTCATGGACCTTGGCTTCGGCGGCTGCAAGCTCCAGGTGCAGGTCCCGGAGAAGGGCGACATCACTGAGGCTAAGCAGCTGATTGGTCGCAACATCGTCACCAGCTTCACTGCCCTCACTGAGGCGTTCTTTGCCAAGCTCGAGGGCAAGAGCGACGCTGACAAGAGCGAGCTCAGCACTAAGATCAAGTACGTCGGCGGCAGTGTTGAGGCTGCTTGCGCTCTGGGTGTTGCTGACGGCATCGTCGATCTTGTTG AGTCCGGTGAGACCATGAAGGCCGCTGGTCTCAAGGCCATCGACACCGTCATCGAGACCATCTCCGTCCTGgtcaagtccaagaagaCCCAGAACCCTCTGGTTGACCTGATCGCTTCCCGTATCCGCGGTGTCATCA CCGCCCAAAAATACGTCCTGTGCCAGTACAACATCCCCCGCGGAGAACTGGCCACCGCCTCCAAGATCACCCCCGGCAAGCGCGCACCCACAGTGACCgccctggaagaagacggctGGGTTGCCGTCAGCTCGAtggtcgagaagaagaagatcgcgACGGTCATGGACGACCTGACCAAGGTTGGCGCAACGGATATTCTGGTCCTGAACATCGCCAACTCGAGAACGGGTTAA